In Miscanthus floridulus cultivar M001 chromosome 19, ASM1932011v1, whole genome shotgun sequence, the DNA window gatagccatgcaagaggagttgaataacttcactcggaatgaagtctggtccttggtggaaaggcccaagcaaaatgtgattggaaccaagtgggtcttccacaacaagcaagatgagcatggcatggtaacaaggaacaaggcaaggttggtggctcaaggattcactcaaattgaaggcttggattttgggaagacctatgcaccggtggctaggctagaatcattttgtattctacttgcctatgccacccatcatgacttcaagctatatcaaatggacgtgaagagtgcatttctcaacggccccctatctgagttggtatatgtagagcaaccaccgggctttgaagaccccaagtatccaaaccatgtctacaagcttgacaaggtgctctatgggctcaaacaagcccctagagcttggtatgattatttaaaggatttcgtactcaaacaagattttgagataggaaaggccgatgctactttgtttactcgcaaagtcaataatgatatctttgtttgccaaatatatgtcgatgacataatatttggttgtactaatgtggctttttgtgaggaatttagtaggattatgacaaataggttcgagatgtccatgatgggagagttgaagtttttccttggatttcaaatcaagcaactcaaggatgggacattcataagtcaaaccaagtacaccaacgacatgttgaacaagtttaacttggacaaggccaagcccatcaagacacccatgccaaccaatggacatcttgatcttgatcaaggagggaaggacgtcgatcaaaaggtatatcgctccatgattggattccttctttacctttgtgcatctaggcccgatattatgcttagtgtgtgcatgtgtgcaagatttcaagctaattcgaaagaatgtcatttgatggccgttaagagaattttttggcatttagtgcacactcctaatcttggcttttggtatcctaagggctccacttttgagttacttggctattccaattcggattatgccgattgcaaagtaacccaaaagagtactaccgggacttgccaatttattggtagaTCCTTGGTGTcgtggagctctaagaagcaaaattttgttgctttgtccaccgccgaggctgAGTATGTGGTGGCCGAcgcttgctgtgcccaactattgtggatgaagcaaacactaaaggactttggatatgagttaaccaagattccacttttgtgtgacaacaagagtgccattaagttagcaaacaaccctgtaaatcactctcaaacaaagcacatagacatccggcatcattttttgagagatcacgaagccaaaggagatatcaccattcatcatatgagcaccgaaaaacaattagccgatatcttcacaaagcccctagataagttaagattttgtgctttgaggagtgaactaaatatcattgattctcgtaacgtggcttgatcccttgcacacacttttgtttgatctagttaggagaaaggaattaagaaaatattgtgtgacactttcaaaatctattttataattttcatgagtgactattgctttgtgttggttgaatgaaatctagtcacttgtgaaaatgttagtgtccatcatatttttgccccacatggtagaGTAAGTGCAGGTTGAGGTGTTTTCTGTTTCCCtgcgtcagaagtcccgacgtacgccgGAAGTCTcgacgtacgtcggaagtcctgaccgtcggaagtcccaacgtaaaccgggagttccgacgtagatctaaCTTTTTGACCACGCTGAGTCGGTTGCCCAATTCATTTTTTACCCAGCCCGGTCCCTTATCTACGGTTATCATAAATCTCCCTCTTCCTTATGCACTGtacattatgcatgtcattgagcaAGTATCTGGCATCCGATTTCCCTATGACACTCAGCAAaagctcctcaagatatccaacaagacctccatCATTGCTGCTAGAGAACTGAGGGAGAAAGCTAATGCAGCCAAAGCTAAAGGGAAAAGTGCTTCGGGTTCTCGCTCTCGCCATGGTGCTTCaacacctgctgctgctgctcgctcttctagtaccgagcccctctcttcgtcctcctctGGAAAGAAGCCCAATAAGTTCAAGTTCCTAATGacatacatgtttggacagtgttgtgctagtgctcaatatgagcacgatatgcaagagaggctatatcggttGGAACAACACGCAGGGATTGTATCTTCTCCTCCGCCACCGtttgtgcctcctcgtgatccattggctttatatgatgaggcttgtgcggcctATGAAGACGATGCGACTTCTCACCCTCatggcaagggcaaggcgatggaagaagatgaggatTACATCGAGGACGATGATGAAGATGACGACGACGGTGGTGACGACGATGaccatgatgaggatgatgactacGAGGATGATGACTAGTTGTTTTTTCATgcagcctaccccttttggcacttgttgacaaagggagagtgttaggctttgatatcTTGTAATATGTTAGTTGGTTATTTCATTTCGAGACTTTAAAACCTCTAACTTGTATGAACTATGTCATGTGGTGACTACTTTGTGATAGACATCTATTTATATgtgtttgtgatgaatgattgtaggataagtaaAGTTATTTTCTATCTACCTTATTTGCTTGTACTTGTCTACACTTGTGATGGTGGATGTTTTTGaatggccatgtgttgcttcaagtttttactttgaaatcttggccatcatactccttttacttgttgtgtgaaataacatgtcatattgcatttcttttcACACATAtttatttgttcacacacacttgttgcaccccatgaattgcaaaaatttagagggagcttttgtcttgatgtatgcaaaATCTTGTATAGATAAttctaattgaaattcaaatccatgcatacatcaagggggagctttttataaattttggggttcaaaagttttaaaatctttcattcttataaaagcctaagttggttgtcatcaattaccaaaaagggagagattgaaagtgcatttaccccttatgtgggttttggtgtattgatgacatccaaattagggactaatgtgatcttaatgagatatgtcatagctattagtcccatgaaagaataaaaaagttgataaagatgaaatggtatcccttaatttttgaagttgtaaaggtggatgaactcaaagcgctctccaaaggttttatttttgcttttgattttaggatccgccgcactataaagagggatgcaaatttagttggtctgaggaagatagagtgctcaagcataataattaaatcaaaagagagacactctagcactccacgagcatgtagattatttttctatgactgtcggtgtcggaagtcttGATGTAAGCCAGAACTCTCAATAGTCAAAAGTCACGACTCTAGCCAGAagttctgactcccagtcacttagcctacgcggtgactgtggacatcagaagtcccgacgtgagtcggaacttcCAACAGTCAGAAGTCCTGACCCAAGCCGAAAGTCTCGGCATCGGTGGTTCTGACTGTCTAGCTGTCTGTgctcgtcgaaagtcccgacgtacgtcgaaaCTTCCAATCGTCGGAAGTCCCAAAGCTTGTCGAGAGTCCCAACACCTAGAGCTTTACTGGTTGTTTAACTGCacacgtcggaagtcccagcgtacgttggaagttctgaccatcggaagtcccgacgtttgctaGGAGTTTCGACATTAACTTGCACACGCGGACTTCTAACTCTGTGTGAACAGTCCTTTCTGTTGACATCGAAAGTCCCgtgatctgcgtcggaacttttgacgtagatctgaacagttagattttcacttggggtataaatacccctctcttcacttctaaccgtcaCGGACTCATTCACAGCTGGCCCACTTCATgctcaacagctcccaagcaactaaagcacccctctccttccccctttgctctaatattcaattcccttagggttttgagtgaaaggagagtggattaagtgagagcatcactttggcaagcttgagcacttgatttctttgttAAGCCGGTTgactttgcgtctattactcttggggctttgcccctagccggctaggcgttgcccaagagcttccatcttgtggaagagcattgggaagtttgtattaccctttgatttcttagtggaaagcttaaGTGActtttgtggtcgctttgagagaggcaaggaggtggaaaagactccgatctttgtggtcacctcaacaatgaggatgtaggagctccttagtggggttgccaaacctcggaataaatccttgtgtcccgtgtgcttgttgttgtgattgctagagattacttgtatgtgtttgtctctttctctcccaaactttattatagggtttggactcgatctacggtttggaggcattacggcgtcaagggagtgacacaacatcttcaccaaaccactaggaagtggggttgtaagattatttatccgcaaagttaaatttgacactgcttttgtagttcacgtaggcgtcggaactgctgacgtttgcgtcagaacttctgacaacgtcgggagttccgacccaaacaccgggacttctgacattgactgacaaatttgaacttagcatttgcagttaatttttagatacgcctattcacccccctctaggcattattAGATCCTTTCAAATTTAAATCAACAATTCTCAGTTCAAATAAAAGGGACTACAAAAAGTGATGAATTGTGTTAAATGTAGAATTTTCACTGTGCTTTTGTAAACAAGCTTATTACGCTATGCAAAGAAATTTCAACTTGGATGTATAATATCTTGATTGCCGCAGTTTATAACAAAATCCTCATTTGTGTCTCTTTCTTTTTCCCCACATTTCTAACAAACGAAATTGCATTTGAGATTCTTTGATCACCCAATACCGTTACAAGATCGGCTCCAATTTAGCAGCTAAAGCAACCATCAGAGCATCAAATACACAGAATGAATCAAATAATCTAAACCAGAGTGCAGCACTGCTTACAATCCAGTTCCTGGTTTTGGTGAGTCGTCGGGCAAGCGCATAGATGCAGTAGGCGACATCCGCCCGTGGCCTCGCGATGGACATCGCCGCCACAATCTCTGCAACATTGGCACCGACAAACCCATCAGACAACAAACTCAAACCGAGAAACGCTGGAGAAACCACAGCACTCGACGATCCGGCTAGTTCCTAAAATCAAATTATAAGTTATAAGCAAAAAAATGGAAAGAGAGAGCATGGGAGGAATCCACGCAGTGCGCAGGTGGCGCTCCTTGGGCGGGCTCTCCACGTGGTTGGTGGCTCTCACGATTGCGACATCCAGATCCTGAGAAAACAAAAACCACACCCCAAAGAGAATCAATAAACACCGCTGCGGACGGCGGCCATCCCTACAGCGCCCGCAGCCTACCCCGTGGCTCCCTCATTCGCGCGGTAGGCGGCCTACCCTAACACCAGTCGGGCTACCCTGCTATGCCATGGACGGTGTGGATCCGGCTccggcccaggtggatccgccacGCGGAAGCTCGTCGGAGCCATCCATCTCCAGCGCCAATTCTAGGGTTTGGACAGAAGACACCCAAACTAGCGACGCCTCCGACTGCGCTTTGacgggatatttaactttttaccattataatgGATGTCACCTCTTTGGATAGCACTCTTAAAATTGCTCCTACATATTTACCATCGAGAGGGAAGAATTCATAACTTTAAGCCATTTTTGCATACGTGGCATGACACGTAGGGAAGCCAGCGTGTTTATGGGATGCGAAATGACTTTGTTACCCGTCATCTATTTCTTCTTCGTTCATCTCATCCTCATCGCTTGGTAAAGATTCATCCCAGTCTACACGCCTCTcagctccgcctcctcctccctcccagaCACGAGTAGCAGCAGATGAAGCTGGCGAGCGCGAGGTCTGCGCACCACCCCAGACGCGAGTAGCAGCAGATGAACGCAAGCACGAGATCCACCGCGCGTGGGCTGTACCGCGTGTGCATCCCCATCCCCGGCGTGCCTCCCCCATGGTCGGCCGCGCGAGGTCCAGCTCCTCCCCTTCCGGTCGTTGCTCCCCCATCCCCGGCAGCGCGCGCGAGGTCCGACTCCTCCCCTTATGGCCACGCGAGCTCCTAGGTCCAGCAAGGTGCCACCATGTTCGTCGCCAGCGGGGAAAGCTGGCTCGCTGGTACCGGTGCGACCGTGCACGAAGAGACACGGCGCAGCTCGTCTGTGGCTGGGGATGCGTGTCCTCGACCGATGAGGAAGCAGAGGAGCACGAGGAGGCATGGGGCCACCATGTTTGTCGCCGGCGCCGAGGAGGCCGTGCTCCTACATGTGCTCTAGGTGCCGCCATGTTCATCGCCGGCGTCGGGCGCGGCCGTGGACCTACAGGCCGTGGCCCCGGCTGCCTCGCCCCCAACTTCCCCTATGTCCTGTCTGCTGCCGCCATGGACCCCATCGTCGGCCATGGCCGGAGCTCGGGCAAGGAAGGGATGGAGATAGAAGAAATAGATGAGGGGCAAAAATGTCATTTTCCATGGTCGGTCTATGCTGTCAAATCGAGTTGGCGTGCCACGTCAGCGAAAATGGCAAGAATGTATCAAATGCTCTCTCGATGGTAAATATGTAAGAGCAATTTTAAGAGTGCTATCTAAAGAGGTGACAtccgttataatggtaaaaagttaaatatcccgtGACTCATTGGTGAGGTGCTGGTGTGGGGCGCTTCGTTTGTTCGAGCACGTCGGTTATCGCCCGTCAAGTGCTGGGGCTGTGGGGATTTTAGATCTGGCTCCCCAGCCGATGAGTTTGTAAACGAAGTGAGCTCCAAGAGGCGGATGGTGGTACGCGGTGGGATAGCTCGGAGCTCGTGTGTTCTGGGATTTGGGCTACAAATTGGAAATTGGATACTTTGCTTTTGCGGACGTCCATGGACCATCCTTCAAAATGGTTTGAAATCCTCTGCAGAAAAGGGTGATTTTTTTGAAATTATATTATTTAAAAGAAAATTGCTAAACTAGCTGTCGATTTTAAAAAATTACAGGCCTAGGTGCCTATCGGCATCTTGGAAGCCGACATGACTCTAGTCGGCCATCCTTTCCTGGCGCCTACGGGGTTGTTCGTGGTGGATGGTCGGCTTCCCACAGACCGACTAGGACCAGCACAGCCAATTTTAGAATCCGATGGCTCTGTCGGCATTTGAAGGGCCGTTTTAGAATCTGATGTCTCTGTCGGCATTTGAAGAGCCGATAGGCTGAACGCTTGCGTATCTTTCCTTGTTGTATGTAATCCAAAATCGAATGATCTAGCTTCAAGATCTCTAAAAATCATATAATTTCTTAATAGATGCTAGAAATCCAGCACaatctatttttctttttttaaacaaCAATCTATTTTTCTTATATCTGACATAATAGCTTTTGTAGTTTTGAAATTAAAATCATTCTCAAAAGGCACACGCGACTGTGGTGGGTGACGAAGGGGTACAGGGATATTTGGGCCTTTTCACGCGATCCCTGTGCTGGTTGACGGTAGAGGCGAACGGAATGGACGGGAGGGCCAAGGAACTAAACAAAATTTGATTCAGGGCCAAATAACTAAGTTCAACAGAAATAGAGCTAAGAAACTAAGCTGAATTTTTTTAAGGGCAATTTTCTCTTCTTTATTTTTTCTCTCGAGTATATATACACATGTAGAAATTGGTACGTAGACACTTAGTATGCCATAACTTTGGGTAAAAAGTTTAAAACCATGCCCTTTTACAAATAATAATACAGAGCGTGATATTCACTACTACCaataatattaatatatataaacatctggagagaaaaaaagaaaaaaaaaaaggatttTGCTAGGCTAGCAGGGCCTTCTGGGTGTCGTGATCGCCGCCACCTTGCAACTGATCCTCGTCAGCCGAAATCTCGTTGCTCTTGGCCCATAGGACAATGTAGAGCCCACTGAACATCAGCACGATCCCTGCGAGGCTGTTTTTTTTCATTTCCCTTGTTAGTTCGTGTTtcgcttttttttttaaaaaaaaatcccgaAATCTTAGGATTAAACTTTGTCCGTCCAAAATAACCAAAGTTCAATTCTATGACAAACATAAGATAAACCATTCCAAAATCTAACTTACTTTTTACTTAtgtttataaaaaaatactaaacctcCTAATTTTATATTTACAAAAATACTAATAATGCTTACTATTCTGCCTAATAAATAAGTACCTTCCGAGGCTGAGGACCTGTCGGAGGAGAGCAGCagagaggatggcggtgcagaCGGTCTGGACGGGGCCAAAGACGGAGACGAACAGGGGGCCCTTCCTGCCGAGGCACCACACCTGGAACGCCGTGCACGCGCCCACCACCCCGCCGCCGAGGATGACGATCCCGGCGACGAGCGTGGCGTCGATGTTAGGCGACCCCATGTCGAGGAACCTCCCTTCCAGGACGAGCCGCAGGACGGCGGTGAGAGCGGCGCCCATCGCTGAGGTGACGCAGCACATGGTCAGCGGCGCCGGGAGGCTGGCGAGCGTCGCGGCCTGTAGGACGGTGACGAGCGCGAAGACGGTGACACCCGCGACcaggcagcagcagcccaggATCCAGTCGTAGTAGTCGTCGCCGCCTGCTGATCCTGCTGCTTCCACTACTGCTGtcggagaagaggaggaggacgacgacgaggaggggcTCTGCAGGAAGCTCATGGCCACGGCCCCCGCCAGGCACACCACTGTCCCCGCTATCTTCGCCTGCGTGTACTTGCACGCCTTGTCGAACCTCTCcagcctttttttttgtttcgtttTGTATTGTCAAAAGGAGGAGGAACAGTTCAGTTTttgttaaaaaaagaaaaagatttcaaaTGCTACCTGACTGAAGATGTACAGCTGCTTACCTGAAACAAGCTGCGGCCATGAAGATGAGACCGGGGCTGAGGTTGGGCATGGCGGAAGCGATCGCCGGCGTCGTCTTCTTGATCCCCAGCAGCATCAGCTCTTGGAACGCGGTTGTCCTGATGATGAATTGAATGaatacacacaatcaatcaaCCAATCAATCCGTTGGTCAGTCAATAAGTATTTGCAGGAAATTTTGGCTCTGAACTGAAGACCATTTCCCCCCAATCAATCCCACACAAAAAAAATCCACTACGATTAATTGACAAACAACAAATAACGTTCTCCATCCACCCCTTTCTTATCCCAATCAATAGTGGTTGCTTACTGACTGAATTGCGTGTGCGTACACATTTTGCGCAGAATTTTAAGTTGTCCGGTTGCTTCATTCAGGTAAAAGTTGCCATCGTCACTCAACTACTTCTTTACGTACTAGTAGTAGAGCTAAGAAAGAGCAGAGTACGTGCAGATGGTTCATGGCGACAGAGACGTAGCAGGAGTATTCCTTGGTACGTGCATGAGCTAGTTAGTAGTTAAGCCTGCTACACTGAATCAACCGCCCTGCCTGATTTCATAAACTTATTACTTCTGAATCCACGAGATAATATATTTCAAAATGATGGATTCGCAGCAGTAAtagtaataaataaataaataaagtgaagaaaagcTCAAGAGCAATGAGCAGGCTCTGGCAAAGACGTCAATGGATCTTACTTACCCTCCAAGAGCAATGAGCAGGTATTGCGCAACCAAAGTCCCCGAAACCTTGGAAGGCCATCGCTTCCTGTACCCGTAGTTAATTATGATAAGTATATTATCATATTCATAATTCATGCTACGTGGCGAGACGTCAGTGGAAGAACGACGACCGAACAGAGCAGAGGAGAGCGGAAGACCTCTCGAGGGCGACGGCGAAGGGGAGGCCGAAGGCGGCGTAGGCGGCTCCGCCGACGACGATGACGGCCAGCGGGTCGGCGCCCAGGGCGAGCAGGTGGTCGGTGAAGACGACGTAGCCGGAGAGCACGCACTGCACCAGCAGGAGGCCGCCGACGATGAGCACCTCCTCCAGCAAATTTATTCTACCTTGGCCTTCTTCGCCTTGCCGCCGCAGCATTTTGCTATGTTACTTCActcctatatatatatgttattagGCACCACAGAGATCGATCGGAGGAGGAATTGAAGAAGCGATCGACGTGATGGCAGCTGATATGATATGGATCAACAACAGACTCTTGTTAAGCcagagaggaagaagagggatcATGGAGCGAGCGAGTAGGTGGCCTGGATGGATGGTAACGCCGAACGGAGTAGCTTCTTCCGTTCCTTGCTCAAGAGAAGAAAAATGTGGCCTTTCTTGGCTTTCAGTTTAACCCACTACCTGCCCTGCTTCACTGCTAGGGTAGGTAGTTATAGCAGCAGGCCGTGGAATGCGAGCGGTGACGTACGTGTGTAGTTATAGCAGGGCCACCGTCCATCATCCACCGTCCACTAATAACTATCATCGTTAacttaatttataaaaaaatatattcaatatttgtatctctaaataaatttattaaaaactagattcaaagattatcatattaattatatatcataaatattaatatttttaatatatatttaatcaaagttatttctcgggaAGCGGAAACTACATATATTCGGGGGCAGGAGTAGTGTATGCAAGGATAGTATTAGACCCGACATACTATATAGGCAGGTAGTCCTTTCCCACAACGTATCCTTTCATTTATGATGACATTTCTAACGTATCCTTTCATTTATGATGGCATTTCTACTTAGGACCTACTGTATGTCTAGCCCGTTCAcctcgctgaaaaaacaaactgaaatacTGTTCCagttaatttgttgtgagagaaaaacactattttgactgaaaaaataagctaaaaaaaacggattataagagaagcgaacgtgGCCTAATAGTAGACTCTCTCTCAAGTCTCAGACGTATGGAAAGCAAGGCTCTTTTCGGCAGGACTTATTGCTGCTATGACTaatttgttataagagaaaaatactattttatg includes these proteins:
- the LOC136529454 gene encoding WAT1-related protein At5g47470-like; amino-acid sequence: MLRRQGEEGQGRINLLEEVLIVGGLLLVQCVLSGYVVFTDHLLALGADPLAVIVVGGAAYAAFGLPFAVALERKRWPSKVSGTLVAQYLLIALGGTTAFQELMLLGIKKTTPAIASAMPNLSPGLIFMAAACFRLERFDKACKYTQAKIAGTVVCLAGAVAMSFLQSPSSSSSSSSSPTAVVEAAGSAGGDDYYDWILGCCCLVAGVTVFALVTVLQAATLASLPAPLTMCCVTSAMGAALTAVLRLVLEGRFLDMGSPNIDATLVAGIVILGGGVVGACTAFQVWCLGRKGPLFVSVFGPVQTVCTAILSAALLRQVLSLGSLAGIVLMFSGLYIVLWAKSNEISADEDQLQGGGDHDTQKALLA